The genomic window TTTTTCTGTTTAAAAAAAGATTTTCACAAGTTGTGAGTCTCAGATTTCGATAAACTAGGTATTTTTCTATTGCAGATAGTACTTCGGTATTGGACAAAAAGAGCAATCTTTCCTTTGCTCCTTTCCCTTTAATAAGGATTTGCTGAGTTGCTAGATTGGTATGTTTTAAAGAAAGGTCACAGAGTTCTGAGACGCGAATACCCGTGGAAAAAAGTAGTTCTAAAATGGCTGTATTTCTGCTAGTAATAAATTTTTGATAATCGCTTAAATTTGCCTTCTGTTCTTCGTTATAAGAGTCGATTAGTAATAGCTCCAAGGTGCTCATAGGGAAGATTCGAGGGAGCGTTGACTCTTCTTTTAAACGAAGCCTTATTTTGTTAAATGGATTTTTATCAATATGCTCCATATACTCCAGATAGGAAAAGTAGGTCTTTATCGAAGCGTACTTTCTCTTTATTGAAGAGGTTTTAAATCGTTTTCCCATATGCTCAATGTAACTTTCAATAGTGCT from Enterococcus sp. 9E7_DIV0242 includes these protein-coding regions:
- a CDS encoding tyrosine-type recombinase/integrase, with the translated sequence MIEKQLLHAYFDYCMFQKKLDKKTLKAYKIDMNQFFLFVEEHHHSTITRSTIESYIEHMGKRFKTSSIKRKYASIKTYFSYLEYMEHIDKNPFNKIRLRLKEESTLPRIFPMSTLELLLIDSYNEEQKANLSDYQKFITSRNTAILELLFSTGIRVSELCDLSLKHTNLATQQILIKGKGAKERLLFLSNTEVLSAIEKYLVYRNLRLTTCENLFLNRKNARLSDQSVRAIIKNTANRSGLSQHITPHMFRHTLATTLLDEGVDCRYIQNILGHSSIRTTERYTHVSLEMQKKVLLNKHPRHGLTFLR